The nucleotide window GAGGTGCTCTCGCTGCTCGACGCCCTGGGGATCGCCTGGGTCCGCAACCACCGGCTGGTGCGGGGGCTGGACTACTACAACCGCACCTGCTTCGAGTTCGTGGCCGGGGGCCTCGGCGCCCAGAACACCGTCTGCGCCGGCGGCCGCTACGACGGCCTGGTCGCCCAGCTGGGCGGGCCGAAGACCCCGGCGGTGGGCTTCGCGGCCGGGATCGAGCGCCTGGTCAGCCTGATGAGCGACGCCGCCCCGGAGGACGCACCGGAGCTGGTCGCGGTGGTGCCGGTCGGCACTGAAGTTTTTCCGGCCTGCCTGCGTCTGGTCGAGGAGCTGCGCCGCGAGGGGCTGCGGGTGGACTTCGATCCCCGCCGGGGCAGCCTGAAATCTCAGATGCGCAGGGCAGACAAGCTGGGCGCCCGGGTGGCGCTGGTCATCGGCGAGGACGAGCTCGCCGCCGGGCGGGTTCCGGCGAAGGACCTGCGCCTCGAGGGGGCCGAGCCGGAGGAGCTGGCCCTCGCCGACTTGCACGCTTCCCTGCGAAGGTGGTTCAAGGAGAGACGATGAATCGGACGAAGACCCACGCCTCGCTGATGCTGGTGAGCGCCCTCGCGGCGCTGATCGCCTTCCTGCCCTCTGCTGCCCTCGCCAAGGGCGATGGACCGGCGGTCTCGGTGGGTGACACCGCGCCCGGCTTCTTCCTGAAGACGATCAACTCCGAGGCCGTGGGCATGCCCCGCCTGGTCCTCAAGAACGTCCTGGAGGACGAGGCCACCAAGGCCGTGGTCATCTCCTTCTTCGCCACCTGGTGTGCGCCCTGCAAGAAGGAGCTGCCGGTGCTGCAGCAGCTCTGGAAGGCCTACGAGAAGGACGGCCTGCGGATCGTGGTCATCAGCATCGACAAGGAGGACGACGCGGTGAAGTCGCTCTCCGACTTCGCCACCGAGTTCGGCCTGACCTATCCGGTCGTCTCCGACCGCTTCAACCTCCTGGCCCGGCGCTATCTCGGTGCGACCACCGCCCTTCCCAGCCTCTTCATCACCGACGGAGACGGCGTCATCAAGGCGATCCACCAGTCCTACGACGAGAACGCCGGGGTGGCCCTCGAGCAGGAGCTGGCGGGCTACCTGGGCATCACCCTCACCGAGCCGGTGGTGAAGCCGGTGGAGGCCGCCGAGCCCGAGGTCGCCGAGAAGGCCGCCGAGGCCGCCGCCGAGCAGCCCGAGGCCGGCCAGAAGGCCGGCGCGTCGAAGAAGAAGGCGGGCAAGGGCAAGAGGAAGCCGGCCGGCGTCAAGAAGGCCAGGCAGGGCTGATCCGTGCGCTCGAAGCTCTTCGGCCTCGCCGCTCTCTCCCTGCTCCTCTCGGCCTGCGCCGCCGCGCCGCCGGCGCCCACGGTGGATCCCGAGGGTCCCGTGGTGCGGGTGCGGGCCTACCCGATCGAGGTGACCGGCGAGGAGGAGATCCTCGACGTGGGCGCCCGCTCGATCCTCACCGGGCGGATCTGCGGCACCCTCACCGAGATCGGTGGTGAGCGGATGAACTGCCTCACCCACGAGGACATCGACCGCCTCGCGACCGCCGTCGCGTGGCGCGAGACCCTCGGGGGGACCTGCGACGAGGGCCAGGGCCAGGGCTGCGCCGAGACGATCACCGACCTGGAGTTCGACCTCGTGGTCCGGGGAAGCCTGGCCATGGTCGACGGCAAGTACACCCTCGACCTCTCGGTGCTGCGCATCACGCCGCCCGAGCGGGTCGCATCCAAGCGGATCCAGGTCTCGAAGCCCGATGGGCTCTTCGACGAGGTCGAGGCGGCCTCCCGGGAGTTCGCCTGGATCATCCTGGGCGCGAAGTAGGAGACCGGCCATGACGCGCGTGCGCCTCGGCGTGAACGTGGACCATGTGGCGACCCTCCGGCAGGCCCGGGGCGTGCGCTTCCCCGATCCGGTGGCGGCCGCCCTGCTGGCCGAGAGCGCCGGCGCCGATCAGATCACCGTGCACCTGCGGGAGGACCGCCGGCACATCCAGGAGCGCGACCTGCGGGTGCTGCGCGAGACGGTGCAGACCCGCCTGAACCTGGAGTGCGCCGCGGCCGACGAGGTGCTCTCCATCGCCTGCAAGGTGCGCCCCGACGAGGCCACCCTGGTGCCCGAGCTCCGGGAGGAGCTGACCACCGAGGGCGGCCTCGACGTGGTGGGAGGCGGCGCGCGCCTCGCCGAGGCGGTCGCCCGGCTGAAGGAGGCCGGGATCATGGTGAGCCTCTTCATCGATCCCGACCCGGCCCAGATCGAGGCGAGCGCCCGGCTCGAGGTCGAGGCCATCGAGCTGCACTCCGGCACCTACTGCGACGCCACGACCGCGGCCGCCCGTGAGGCGGAGCTCACGCGGGTGGAGGAGGGCGCGGCGCTCGGCGCGAGGCTCGGGCTGATGGTGGCGGCCGGCCACGGCCTGACCCTCCAGAACGTCGAGCCGATCGTGGCGATCCCGCAGATCGAGGAGCTGAACATCGGGCACAGCATCGTGGCCCGGGCGCTCTTCGTCGGCTTCGAGGAGGCCGTGGCCGAGATGCGGGAGCTCCTCTTCCGCGACGACTGAAGACTCCAGCTGCGAGAGAGAGAGGGCGTGATGAGAGCGTTGACCGCGGAGGAGATGCGGGCCTGCGACCGGGTGGCCATCGAGGAGTTCGGGGTGCCGGGGGTCTCCCTCATGGAGACCGCGGGCCGGGCGGTGGCGGAGCGCGCCCTGGAGCTGCTCGAGGAGAGCGGCGGCGACGGTGCGCTGATCGTCTGCGGCTCGGGCAACAACGGTGGGGACGGCTTCGTCGCCGCCCGCTACCTCTTCCGGGCGGGCGTGGACGTGCAGGTGCTCTGCACCCGGACGGCGGAGGAGCTGCGCGGTGACGCCCGCACCTTCCACGACGTCGCGGTGAAGATGGAGATCCCCGTCGACTACTGCGCCGACACCGAGAGCCTCCCACCCCTCGCCATCGGCCCCGGGGACGTGGTCGTCGATGCCCTCTTCGGCACGGGCCTCGCGCGCCCGGTGGAGGGGCTGCCGCTGCGCCTGATCCAGGTGATGCGCGAGCTGCACGAGGGTGGGGTGAAGGTGGTGGCGGTGGACCTGCCCAGCGGCCTGCACTCGGACACCGGTCAGATCCTGGGCGAGGCGGTGCGCGCGGACGCGACCGTCACCTTCGGCTACCTCAAGCGGGGGCTGCTGCAGTACCCGGGGGTGCAGCTGGCGGGCGAGTGGGAGGTCGTCGACATCGGCCTCCCGCCCCAGGTGGAGGAGCAGCTGGGGCCCGAGTGCGTCCTCCTCGACGAGGCGATGGTCCGGGCGACCCTGCCGCGCCCGGCGCGGGACACCAACAAGGGGCGCCTCGGCCACGTGCTGGTCGTGGCCGGCAGCGCGGACAAGCCGGGCGCCGCCGCCCTGGCCTGCCTCGGCGCGCTGCGAGCGGGCGCGGGGCTGGTCACCCTCGCCACCCGGGCGGGGGGGCACGCCGCCACCGTCGCCGCCGCCCCGGAGGTGATGGGCCTGACCCTGCCGGGCGAGGGTCCGCTGGGACCGGACGACCTGCCGGCCCTGCAGGACGCGCTCGCGGGCAAGGACGCCCTCCTGATCGGGCCGGGGATCCCCCGGGCCGAGCCGACCCGCACCCTCTTGAAGCGCCTGCTCTCCGGTCTGCAGGTGCCGGCCGTGATCGACGCCGACGCCCTCAACGCCATCGGCGACGAACGGGCGGTCTTCGCCGGTCTGGAGCAGGAGGTCGTGCTCACGCCTCACCCCGGGGAGATGGCCCGCCTGCTGCCCTCCACCACCGCGAAGGTCCAGGCGGATCGCTACGGCAGCGCCGGAGCCCTGGCCGCCGAGACCGGCGCGACGGTGGTGCTCAAGGGGGCAGCCACGGTCGTCGCCGAGCCCGACGGGCGGCTGGCGGTGAACCCCACTGGCAACCCGGGGCTCGCCACCGGGGGCAGCGGGGACGTCCTGGCCGGGATCATCGCCGCGCTCCTGGGCCGGGGCCTCCCGGCGGCGGAGGCCGCGCGGGCGGGCGTCTTCGTCCACGGCCTCGCGGCCGACCGGAAGGCCGAGCAGCGGGGCGCGACGGGCCTCTCCGCCGGCGATCTGCCGCTCGCCCTCACCGAGCTCTGGGCGACCTGGTCGCTATGAAGCGGAGCCGACAGACGGTGCGCACCACCGGTGATGACGAGACCTTCGCGCTGGGCCGGGCCGTGGGCGAGGTGCTGGCGCCCGGGGACTTCCTCGGTCTCGAGGGGCCGATGGGCGCGGGCAAGACCCGGCTCATCCAGGGTATCTGTGAGGGCCTCGGCGTCGATCCCCGCGACGTGACGAGCCCCACCTACGCCCTGGTCAACACCTACTCCGGACGTCTCGCGGTCTACCACCTCGATCTCTACCGGGTGGTGGATCCCGAGGAGGTGGAGAGCACAGGGGTGCTCGACGTCGCCGGGGACGGAGTTGCCCTGGTGGAGTGGATCGACCGAGCCCGGGAGGTGCTCCCCCCCGGGGGTGTCCACGTCCTGATCCAGGACGAAGGCCCCGAGCTGCGAGACATCCGCTTCGAGGCTCCCGAGGGAGCCCCGCTGCTCGGGGCCGTTTCGAACTTCGCTGCGAGCGCCTAGTAGCCGCCGCGGCCGCCGCGGCCACCGCCGCCGCCGTAGCCACCACCGCCGCCGCCGTAGCCACCACCGCCGCGGCCACCGCGGCCACCGCCGCCGCCGCCGCCGCCGCCGCCACGAGCGCGCTCACGCGCCTCGTTGACCTTCAGGTTGCGACCGTCGAGGTCGGCGCCGTCGAGAGCATCGATGGCAGCCTGAGCGTCCTCGTCGGAACCCATCTCCACGAAGCCGAAGCCGCGAGAGCGGCCAGTATCCCGGTCCATCACGATCGACGCCTCGACCACATTGCGGCCATCCGCTCCGAAGGCGTCACGCAGACCCTCCTCGGTGGTGTTGTACGACAGGTTCCCAACGTAGAGCCTCTTGCCCATTGCTAACTTTCCTTTCAGTGTCCGTTCCCCGCTTCGATCGACACCGGAAGGGTGCGCGAGCTAGAGAGACGAGGCATTCCTATCAACTTTCGGGGGGTGGGCGATAGCGGAAATGGGTCTCCGCCTAGATTCTTGCTCCGGCGGCGGATCGGGCCTGGAGGCCGCCTGCAGCCCCCGGAGCGTGCAAGATCATCCCGGCGTCCACGCCGACGACCTGGTCATCGGGGACCGGGAGCCAGACGTTCTCGGTCGAGAGGGGCTCGCTCGCGATCAGGAGGTGCCGCACCGGGGTGCCGTCATCCACCTCCCCCTCGCAGGAGGGGTCGAGCATCGAGCAGCCGTCGCGCTCGGGGCAGCGCCCCTTGTAGGTGCTGTACCAGAGGGTATTTCCCGCGTGGACGGCGGCCAGGAGGTCGTCCCGGGCCACCACCAGGGTCAGGACGCTGGCCTTGGGGGCGCCGGGGTCCACCAGCGCTCGCAGCCGCTCGACCGTCTCCAGGAGGCAGGCCCGCACCGCGTCGAAGGGGGCGGTCGCCGAGGCGCCGTCCGTCCGCGCGTCCAGCAGGGAGAGGAAGAGCGCGAAGACCCGCTCGCTGTCGGTGTCGCCCTCGAAGCGCCGGTGGGGCGGGGCGACCCGGGCCTCGACCTCGGCCTTCAGCTCCGGCCAGCGGGCGATGTCCCCGTTGTGGGCGAAGGCCCAGGGGCCCCGCAGGAAGGGGTGGCAGTTGCGCTCCTCGACCGCGCCGGCGGAGGCCTTGCGCACGTGGGCGAGGACGGTGCGGCTGCTGACCAGGCCCGCCGCGCTGCGGAAGTCGCCGTCCACGAAGGCGGCGCCGGTGCCCCGCAGGAGGTGGCTGTCGGACCCGTCGAAGAAGGCGATGCCCCAGCCATCCGGGTGCTGGCGTGACTGCACCGTGAGGGCGTTGCGGGCCCTCACCAGTGAGTTGTGCATGGCGCTCGGGAAGGCCGAGCGGAAGCCAAAGACGCGACACATGCGACGGACACCATAACCTTGCCCCCCGGGGTCGCGCCAAAGCCCGAAGCTGTAAGGCCCCCGGGAGCCCTCAGGAGGGGCTCCGGGTGGTACATCAGGCCCCTGCCGCGAGGTCCGGGACGAGGCGGGGAGCGCCCCCTTCCGGTCCTCGCGATCTCCTGCCCTGCAAGGGGAGCCCCGATGCGTTCCACGAAGAAGCCCACCCTCCTCGCGCTGCTCCTCCTCGGCCTCCCCCTGGCCTGCACCCTCGCCCCCGGAGGCGGGGAGGAGGGCCCGGCCCAACTCTCCCTCCGGCGCGCGGATCCCCTGGCGGCCGTCAGCCTCGGCCAGGGCGAGGAGCGGGTGCTGCGCTTCCGGGGGCGCCTCCCACTCGCGGGGAGCCCCCGCGAGCCGCTCGCGCTCGCCGGCGCGCTGCTCGAGCGGCACGGGCCGGCCCTCGGCGCCCGCCCGGAGCTCGACTTCGAGTTCGTGCGCACCACCCGGGTGGGCCGCGAGGGGCAGGGCGTGGTCCACCGCCTGCGCCGCCTGGAGCAGGGGCTGGCCGTCGAGGGGGGCGAGCTGATCGTCGGCCAGGACCTCACCGGCGCCGTCACCTTCCTCCGGCATGCGCACCCCGCGGCGCTCCCGGTCCGCGCGCGGTCGCCGCTCAGCGGCGCCGCGGCCCTCGCGCGGGCCAGCGCCGGCATCCTCTCCCTCCACCGGGCGTGGATCGACGAGCAGGTCTGGGTCCGGGGCGACCGGGAGCACCCGGGCTGGCACGAGGCCTACCGGGTCGGGCTGCACCACGAGCCCGGCGCGGCGCCGCTCTCGGCCTTCCGCTGGGTCGCGGTGGAGAGCGGCGAGATCGTCCGGGAGCAGGACCGCCTGGTCCACGCCGGTCCCCCCTGCGTCCCCTGTGACGCCACGGTGGAAGCCGGCTGCGGCCGGCTCTTCTTCCGCTCGCCGCCCGAGGCCCTCGACGATCCGAGCGTTCGCAACGCCGACGACGTCGACGCCGCCCTCTCGGACTGCCAGCTCTCGAACCTCACCAGCAGCACCCGCCTCGACGGCACCTGGGCGAACACGGTCCCGACGGGCGGGCCGAGCGCCCGCGTCTCGCCGCCCTACGACGCCCTGCGCAGCGTGAATCAGCGCGCGGTGGACGAGGTCAACGCCTACTTCCACGCCGACCGGGCCCGGCGGCAGCTCGAGGCGCTCGGCTTCCCCGCGGTGATGGACTACTCCCTCGGGATCGACGCCCACGACGACCAGGTCGGGAACAACGCCTACTACGACCCGCAGAGCCGCGAGATGCACTTCGGGGAGAGCGGCGTCGACTATGCCCAGGACGCCGATGTCATCTACCACGAGTACGGCCACGCCATTCAGGACGACATGGTGCCGGGGTGGGGGCGCAGCTACGAGGCCGGCGCGCTCGGCGAGGGCTTCGGCGACTACTGGGCGGCCGGGATCACCGACGACGCCTACGCGACGGTCCTCGGGCCGGCCTGCGGCGGCGCCTGGGTCACGACCGGCTGGAACCCCTACGACGGCTCGGTCGGCTCGGGCTGCCTGCGCCGGGTGGACGGCACCCTGCGCTTCCCGGAAGACCAGCTCTGGGAGGTCCACGACGACGGGCGGATCTGGAGCGGCGCGATCTGGCCCCTGCGCCTCGCCCTGGGGCAGGCGGTGGCCGACCCCATCGTGGTGGCCTCGCACGCCTACCTCGGCTCGGGCCCCGACTACGTCGATGCGGCGGACGCGCTCCTCGCCGCGGATCGGGCCCTGAACGGCGGGACGAACGCCGCCGCCATCCACCAGGCGATGTTCGACCGGGGCATCCCGCGGAGCGCCGCCCCGGCGGTCGACACCGACATGAGCGCGCAGGCCTCCTACAGCTGCGAGAACCAGCGGGTCGACGTGAGCGGCCAGCAGGTCTACGAGGCCGGCCACTACGTCGAGTGCGTCTTCACCCAGCCCGGCGCCACCCGGATCCGCTTCCACTTCAGCCGCTTCGAGACCGAGCTGGACTACGACTTCGTCCGCATCAGCGACGGCATGTACAACGAGGTCCAGCTCCTCTCCGGGACCCCCTTCGGACAGGGCGGGGGCTACAGCGCGGCGGTCGACGGCGACACCATCGTGGCGCGCTTCTTCGCGGATCCGCGGGTCGAGGCGTGGGGTTTCGCCATCGACGGTGTCTCCTTCCCGCCGATGTGTGCGACCGACGCCGACTGCGACGACGGCCTCTTCTGCACCGGCGTCGAGACCTGCAACGCCCTGGGCGCCTGCCGCACCAGCGCGCTGCCGGGCCTCGACGACGGGGTGGGGTGCACCGTGGACGCCTGCGACGAGGCGACCCAGGTCATCACCCACACGCCGGACGACGGCATCTGCTCCGACGGCCGCTTCTGCAACGGGCCCGAGAGCTGCGACGCGGTCATCGGCTGCCTGCCCTCGCCGGGGCCCATCGATCCCGACGATGGCATCCCCTGCACCGACGACTACTGCGTGGAGCGCACCGACGAGATCGTGAACCTGCCGAACCACGATCTCTGCAGCGACGGTGTCTTCTGCAACGGCGCCGAGGTCTGCGACCCCTCCCTGGGCTGTCAGCCCGGCCCCTCGAACATCGAGGACGACGGCGTGGACTGCACGGTCGACGTCTGCAACGAGGAGACCGACGCGATCGAGCACCGGGTGGACGACGGCCTCTGTGACGACGGCCTCTTCTGCAACGGCCAGGAGAACTGCCACGCCGTCTTCGGCTGTGAGCCGGGCGCCGCGCCCGAGGTGGACGACGGCGTGGACTGCACGATCGACCGCTGCGACGAGGAGCTCGACGCGGTGGTGAACGAGCCGGATCATTCGGCCTGCAGCGACGACGTCTTCTGCAACGGGGCCGAGCTCTGCGATCCTTCTGGCGGCTGCGGGCTGGGCGAGCCGCCCGCGCTCGACGACGGGGACCTCTGCACCCTCGACGCCTGCGACGAGGAGGCCGGCGCCATCACCCACGCGGAGCTCGAGCGCTGCGATCCCGAGACCGGCGAGGTGAAGAAGGGCTGCGGCTGCGATGGTCCAGGGGAGAGCAGGGGTGGGGCAGCCCTCGCGCTCCTCCTGCTGGGGCTCGCGCTCGCCGAGCGGCGCCGCGCCGAGCCCTGAGCCGCGCGGTCGGTCGGAGGACCGGCCCGTGGGTGGCGAGCCCCCGGGTCGGGAACTAGGGTGACGGGCATGGGGGAAGTCACAGCGGGTTCGAGGCGGGCGCGAACCCGGCGGAAGGGGCGAGGCGGCGCCGGGCCCTCGCTCGGTGGGCTGATCCTGCTCGCGGTGCTCGTCTCCGGCTGCGGGCAGGAGGAGCAGACCGCGGCCTGCGCCGCGTTCGTGATCTGCGTCGAGGCCCGGGACGAGCAGGGTGGCCGCACCACCGATCTCGAGCGCTTCCGCGAGGGCGGCGCCTGCTGGGGCAGCCGGCCGGGTCAGACCCTCTGCGACCGGGCCTGCACCCGGGGCCTCGCCTTCCTGCGCGAGCGCTACACCCCGCTGCCGGAGGCCTGCACCCCATGAGGTCCCTCGGTCGATTGCTGGCCCTGGGGGTGGCCCTCGGGATGGTCGGCGCCGCGCTGGCGCACCTCCCGGCGATCCTCCAGACCGAGTACGAGCTCGAGCGGCCGGAGATCAGCTGGGCCCTCTACGGCGATATGCCGGAGGGGAGCGAGGTCTACACCCTGCGACTGACCTACGAGGAGGGCTTCGCCCTGCCGATGGAGCTGCTGATCCCCCACCGGCGCTCGCTCGGAGACTTCCGTCCGGCCTACGCGGTGGTGGGGCCCGGCCTGCCGGCGCCCACCGCGGGCGAGCTCGCCTTGCTCCCGCGGGCTCCGCCGGCCGGCGCCGGTGTCTTCCTCGAGCTCGACGACGATGGCGAGCGGCTGGTGATCTTCGAGAGCTTCATGCGCCGGATGTTCTGGTCCACCGGGCCCATGGCCCTGGCCCTCGAGGCCGGCGACTTCGAGATCTGGATCTGGTCCCCCGACGGCATCCCCGGGGAGTTCGTCTTCGGCATGGGCGTGGAGGAGGACTTCTCCGGCGGCGGCTGGGGGAAGGTCTTCGATGACTGGTCGACCTACAACTACTAGGGCGCTGTCCCTGGCCCTGATCCTCGCGGCTGCCGCGGTGGGCCTCGCGGGCGAGGCGCGCGCCGAGCGCCCGGCGCTCGCCGAAGCCTCGCGCTTCACGGTCGGCGGGGCCCTGGAGGTCGATCTGGTCGGCCTGGCCTACGGCCTGCGACCGGAGCTGCTCTGGCGGCCCTTCGCCCCGGACGGGGCGGGGCAGCTGCGGGTGGCCCTCGGCCTCCTGCCGGGGCCCGAGTACTTCTTCCTGCCTCTCGACCTCGGCTGGCGCTGGCGGTGGGGGAGGGCATGGCGGGTCTCGCCGGTGCTCGGCCTCGGCCTCGAGCGGCAGCACTTCTTCGTCGGGGACGCGCCGCCGGTCGCCCGAACCTCCCTCTACCTGGAGCTGGGGGCGGCCGTGCGGATCGACCGGCGCATGCGCGCGGGGCTGACCGTCGCCCCCGACCTCTCGCTCTGGCACGAGCCCGGCTTCGGCCTGGCGGTGCAGGCGACCTTCGGCTTCGATCTGGGCAAGGGAGGCGAGGCCGACTAGAGCTGGTCCCGTGTTCGGGACCCTCCTCACCGTCGCCTTCCTCCTCCTGCTCGGCCACGTCCTCTGGCGCGCTGCCTCGCTGCCGTGGCTCGCCCGCCTGCGCCGACGCCACTTCTGGATCGCCGGGGGCGGGCTGACCCTGATCTTCGTCCTGGGGCGCTTCGTCGGTCACGACGGGGAGGGCGCCCTGGCCGCGACCCTCGAGCTCCTGGGGATGAACCTCCTGGGCACGGTCTTCCTGCTCTGGGCGGCGCTGCTGGTGGCCGAGCTGCTCACCGGCTTCGGCTGGCTCCTGCGCCGGCGAGCCCCCGCCGTGCGCGCGGCGGCCCTGGGCGCGGGCGCGCTGCTGGCGGTGGTCGCGATGGTCCAGGGGCTGCGCGCGCCGGCCGTGGTCGAGCACGAGGTGGCGCTCGAGGGGCTGGCGCCGGAGCTGGACGGCCTGCGCGTCGTCGCCGTCTCGGACGCGCACCTCGGCTCGCAGCTCGGCGCCGGCTGGCTCGCGCCCCGCGTCGCCACGGTGCAGGCCCTCGAGCCGGATCTGATCCTCCTGCTCGGCGACATCTTCGAGGGGCACGGGGCGCCACCCGGGGTGGCCCGGCAGCTCGCCGGGCTCCGGGCGCCGCTGGGGAAGCTCTTCGTCGAGGGCAACCACGACTCGCGGCAGCGCCACGGGGGGGAGGGCTTCCACGCGCTCCTGGAGGGGGCCGGCTTCCGCTTCCTCGCCGATCGGAGCGTGGTGCTCGAGGGCGGCCTGGTGGTGGCCGGCGTGACGAGCACCACCCACCGGGCGCGGGGGCACGACGACTCGGATCCCCTGGGAGAGACCCTCGCCGCCCTCCCGGGCGGTCCGACGATCCTGCTCTCCCACGCGCCCTGGGAGGTGGAGCGGGCGGCCGAGGCGGGGGTCGACCTGATGCTCTCGGGGCACACCCACGGGGGGCAGATCTGGCCCTTCTCCTATCTGGTCGCCACGCGCTACGCGCACCTGGTCGGCCGGCACCGGGTCGGCGGCCTGGAGCTGATCATCAGCCGGGGCCTGGGCACCTGGGGGCCGCGGATGCGGCTCTGGCCGCAGGGCGAGATCCTCCTGCTGACCCTGCGCCCGGCGCAGCGAGGCCCGGGCTAGTCCGCGCGCAGGCGCCGCCGCTGCAGCTGACGCCAGGCCTTCGCCAGGGGCTCGCGGGGCTCCCCCGCGTGGTCGCGCAGCCCGAGGTTGGCGCGGGTCTTGAGGGCGAGCTCCCCCGGCCAGCCGTCCACCACGTTGCGGGAGGCGGCGACCAGCGCGCACCAGCCGGGCTCGCCACCGCAGTCGTATTCGTTGGGGATGGTGGAGCAGGCCCCGGCCAGCCCGCCCGGGAGCAGGTCACGGTTCGACCACCAGGTGAGCAGGTCGCTGGCGTGGGCGTCGGCCTCGGCGACGATCCACTCGAGGTAGGCGGCCTGGGCCTCGGCCGAGCCGCGGGCGTGCGAGACGCAGGGGCCGGTGTTCGCGTCGAGGGCGTAGCGGATCTCCTCGGCGGGCCAGCCGGTCGCGGCGATGACCAGGGGCGCCTCGACCCGCGAGGTGATCGCGCTGAGGTAGTCGGCGGGGAGGTCGGCCGGATCCACCAGCGCCGGGTGGTCGAAGGGGTAGGTCACCAGCGCCAGGCGATCCATCTTCAGGCCCGAGAGGGAGGTCAGGTTCGCCTCGCGGGCGGCCGCGGCGGCGGCGAAGCAGACCTCGGCGGGATCCTCGCAGGCGGGGTCCAGGCCGTGGAGGGTCTCGGCGACCAGGGAGGGGAAGACCACCAGGTCGGGGTGGCGGACCTTCACCGCCCGGTAGATGGCGTCCTCGGCCAGCACCAGCGACTCCCAGGTGCGCTCGTCGCAGCTCTCCCGGTAGAGGTTCAGCTCCATGCCGAGGTCCAGCCAGCGGGGCTGGAAGCGCTCGATCATCCAGAGGGTGTAGTCGATGTAGGCCTGGCGCAGGCGCGGCCCCTCGGGGTCGCGGACGAAGTCGAAGCAGAGGGCCGACCACTCCGAGACCGGCCCGGCCGTCGTGGCGGCGTCGGCGAGGTAGGCGCGCCCCTCGCCCCCCACCAGGGCCAGGGAGAGGAAGACCGGGGCCTCGCCGGCGCTGGCCACCTGCTCGTCGATGGCCTGCACCCAGCCCCCGGGCAGCTCGACGCCGTCCCCGAAGGAGTTCCAGGGGACGCCCAGGAAGTCCTGGTGGATGGCGACGGCGTCCACGTCC belongs to Deltaproteobacteria bacterium and includes:
- a CDS encoding pyridoxine 5'-phosphate synthase; translation: MTRVRLGVNVDHVATLRQARGVRFPDPVAAALLAESAGADQITVHLREDRRHIQERDLRVLRETVQTRLNLECAAADEVLSIACKVRPDEATLVPELREELTTEGGLDVVGGGARLAEAVARLKEAGIMVSLFIDPDPAQIEASARLEVEAIELHSGTYCDATTAAAREAELTRVEEGAALGARLGLMVAAGHGLTLQNVEPIVAIPQIEELNIGHSIVARALFVGFEEAVAEMRELLFRDD
- a CDS encoding class II glutamine amidotransferase, translated to MCRVFGFRSAFPSAMHNSLVRARNALTVQSRQHPDGWGIAFFDGSDSHLLRGTGAAFVDGDFRSAAGLVSSRTVLAHVRKASAGAVEERNCHPFLRGPWAFAHNGDIARWPELKAEVEARVAPPHRRFEGDTDSERVFALFLSLLDARTDGASATAPFDAVRACLLETVERLRALVDPGAPKASVLTLVVARDDLLAAVHAGNTLWYSTYKGRCPERDGCSMLDPSCEGEVDDGTPVRHLLIASEPLSTENVWLPVPDDQVVGVDAGMILHAPGAAGGLQARSAAGARI
- a CDS encoding RNA-binding protein is translated as MGKRLYVGNLSYNTTEEGLRDAFGADGRNVVEASIVMDRDTGRSRGFGFVEMGSDEDAQAAIDALDGADLDGRNLKVNEARERARGGGGGGGGGGRGGRGGGGYGGGGGGYGGGGGRGGRGGY
- the tsaE gene encoding tRNA (adenosine(37)-N6)-threonylcarbamoyltransferase complex ATPase subunit type 1 TsaE, which translates into the protein MKRSRQTVRTTGDDETFALGRAVGEVLAPGDFLGLEGPMGAGKTRLIQGICEGLGVDPRDVTSPTYALVNTYSGRLAVYHLDLYRVVDPEEVESTGVLDVAGDGVALVEWIDRAREVLPPGGVHVLIQDEGPELRDIRFEAPEGAPLLGAVSNFAASA
- a CDS encoding M36 family metallopeptidase, which gives rise to MRSTKKPTLLALLLLGLPLACTLAPGGGEEGPAQLSLRRADPLAAVSLGQGEERVLRFRGRLPLAGSPREPLALAGALLERHGPALGARPELDFEFVRTTRVGREGQGVVHRLRRLEQGLAVEGGELIVGQDLTGAVTFLRHAHPAALPVRARSPLSGAAALARASAGILSLHRAWIDEQVWVRGDREHPGWHEAYRVGLHHEPGAAPLSAFRWVAVESGEIVREQDRLVHAGPPCVPCDATVEAGCGRLFFRSPPEALDDPSVRNADDVDAALSDCQLSNLTSSTRLDGTWANTVPTGGPSARVSPPYDALRSVNQRAVDEVNAYFHADRARRQLEALGFPAVMDYSLGIDAHDDQVGNNAYYDPQSREMHFGESGVDYAQDADVIYHEYGHAIQDDMVPGWGRSYEAGALGEGFGDYWAAGITDDAYATVLGPACGGAWVTTGWNPYDGSVGSGCLRRVDGTLRFPEDQLWEVHDDGRIWSGAIWPLRLALGQAVADPIVVASHAYLGSGPDYVDAADALLAADRALNGGTNAAAIHQAMFDRGIPRSAAPAVDTDMSAQASYSCENQRVDVSGQQVYEAGHYVECVFTQPGATRIRFHFSRFETELDYDFVRISDGMYNEVQLLSGTPFGQGGGYSAAVDGDTIVARFFADPRVEAWGFAIDGVSFPPMCATDADCDDGLFCTGVETCNALGACRTSALPGLDDGVGCTVDACDEATQVITHTPDDGICSDGRFCNGPESCDAVIGCLPSPGPIDPDDGIPCTDDYCVERTDEIVNLPNHDLCSDGVFCNGAEVCDPSLGCQPGPSNIEDDGVDCTVDVCNEETDAIEHRVDDGLCDDGLFCNGQENCHAVFGCEPGAAPEVDDGVDCTIDRCDEELDAVVNEPDHSACSDDVFCNGAELCDPSGGCGLGEPPALDDGDLCTLDACDEEAGAITHAELERCDPETGEVKKGCGCDGPGESRGGAALALLLLGLALAERRRAEP
- a CDS encoding NAD(P)H-hydrate dehydratase; this translates as MRALTAEEMRACDRVAIEEFGVPGVSLMETAGRAVAERALELLEESGGDGALIVCGSGNNGGDGFVAARYLFRAGVDVQVLCTRTAEELRGDARTFHDVAVKMEIPVDYCADTESLPPLAIGPGDVVVDALFGTGLARPVEGLPLRLIQVMRELHEGGVKVVAVDLPSGLHSDTGQILGEAVRADATVTFGYLKRGLLQYPGVQLAGEWEVVDIGLPPQVEEQLGPECVLLDEAMVRATLPRPARDTNKGRLGHVLVVAGSADKPGAAALACLGALRAGAGLVTLATRAGGHAATVAAAPEVMGLTLPGEGPLGPDDLPALQDALAGKDALLIGPGIPRAEPTRTLLKRLLSGLQVPAVIDADALNAIGDERAVFAGLEQEVVLTPHPGEMARLLPSTTAKVQADRYGSAGALAAETGATVVLKGAATVVAEPDGRLAVNPTGNPGLATGGSGDVLAGIIAALLGRGLPAAEAARAGVFVHGLAADRKAEQRGATGLSAGDLPLALTELWATWSL
- a CDS encoding TlpA disulfide reductase family protein; amino-acid sequence: MNRTKTHASLMLVSALAALIAFLPSAALAKGDGPAVSVGDTAPGFFLKTINSEAVGMPRLVLKNVLEDEATKAVVISFFATWCAPCKKELPVLQQLWKAYEKDGLRIVVISIDKEDDAVKSLSDFATEFGLTYPVVSDRFNLLARRYLGATTALPSLFITDGDGVIKAIHQSYDENAGVALEQELAGYLGITLTEPVVKPVEAAEPEVAEKAAEAAAEQPEAGQKAGASKKKAGKGKRKPAGVKKARQG